The following coding sequences are from one Pseudomonas mendocina window:
- the hchA gene encoding glyoxalase III HchA, protein MTISQTDDKRPTPDPAEDNAFFPSPYSLSQFTSAKSDLSGADYPSPYQGGRWKILLIGADERYLLTDNGTMFSTGNHPVETLLPMYHLDKAGFTFDVATLSGNPVKFEFWAMPSEDSEVQGLYGKYRDRFKRPLKLADVIAKALGEDSDYIGVFIPGGHGALIGLPESTEVKEVLQWAVANDKFIISLCHGPAALLAAGVGESAGNYPFNGYRICAFPDALDAKTPDIGYMPGHLTWKFGERLQALGVEIVNQDISGATHQDRKLLTGDSPLAGNNLGKLAAAALLQAVAAK, encoded by the coding sequence ATGACCATCTCGCAGACCGACGACAAGCGCCCCACTCCCGATCCGGCAGAAGACAACGCCTTCTTCCCGTCGCCCTACTCGCTCAGCCAGTTCACCTCGGCGAAATCCGATCTCAGCGGCGCCGACTATCCCAGCCCGTACCAGGGCGGACGCTGGAAGATCCTGCTGATCGGCGCCGACGAGCGTTATTTGCTGACCGACAACGGCACGATGTTCTCCACTGGCAACCACCCGGTGGAAACCCTGCTGCCCATGTATCACCTCGACAAGGCCGGTTTCACCTTCGATGTCGCCACCCTCTCCGGCAACCCGGTGAAATTCGAATTCTGGGCCATGCCATCCGAAGACAGCGAGGTACAGGGCCTGTATGGCAAATACCGCGACCGCTTCAAACGCCCACTCAAGCTGGCCGACGTCATAGCAAAAGCACTGGGCGAGGACTCCGACTACATCGGCGTATTCATCCCCGGCGGTCACGGTGCCCTGATCGGGCTGCCCGAAAGCACGGAGGTGAAAGAAGTGCTGCAGTGGGCGGTCGCCAACGACAAATTCATCATTTCCCTGTGCCACGGCCCAGCGGCACTTCTGGCGGCCGGCGTGGGTGAGTCGGCAGGTAACTACCCCTTCAACGGCTACCGCATCTGCGCATTTCCTGATGCCCTCGACGCCAAGACGCCCGACATCGGCTACATGCCGGGCCACCTGACCTGGAAGTTCGGCGAACGCCTGCAGGCACTGGGCGTAGAGATCGTCAACCAGGACATCTCCGGTGCGACGCACCAGGATCGCAAACTGCTGACCGGCGACAGCCCGCTGGCCGGCAACAACCTGGGCAAGCTGGCTGCGGCAGCACTGCTGCAAGCGGTCGCGGCGAAATGA
- a CDS encoding PA1136 family autoinducer-binding transcriptional regulator → MKDSPAEAAMRAVLDIEAAQSLEAIKAAVRGFANPHGYDRFVLFSASAASEEIIERIHWVEGNWFGDGQAVDAEIYMRRCPVTRHLLDARDAFFWIKVQEQDGERYRVVRTPRGVGVQGLQVPVFGPRGLEGAMSLGGMQVDSSPRVRMGLGLLASAAFFCARRLLEAPMDDSLGKLTPREREVLAWTAAGRRQADIATTLGLSERTVENHLRSARRRLGVTTTAQAIRTAIRNGEIAG, encoded by the coding sequence ATGAAGGACTCGCCAGCCGAGGCAGCCATGCGCGCCGTGCTCGACATCGAGGCGGCGCAAAGCCTGGAAGCGATCAAAGCGGCCGTGCGCGGTTTCGCCAACCCCCATGGCTATGATCGCTTCGTGCTGTTTTCCGCCTCGGCGGCGAGCGAAGAAATCATCGAGCGCATTCATTGGGTGGAAGGCAACTGGTTCGGTGACGGGCAAGCCGTCGATGCCGAAATCTACATGCGGCGCTGCCCGGTCACGCGCCACCTGCTCGATGCGCGCGATGCCTTCTTCTGGATCAAGGTGCAGGAGCAGGACGGCGAACGCTACCGCGTGGTTCGCACGCCCAGAGGTGTCGGCGTCCAGGGTTTGCAGGTTCCGGTGTTCGGTCCACGGGGGCTGGAAGGCGCCATGAGTCTCGGCGGCATGCAGGTTGATAGTTCGCCACGGGTACGCATGGGGCTCGGTTTGCTCGCCAGCGCGGCGTTCTTCTGCGCTCGCAGGCTGCTCGAAGCGCCCATGGACGACAGCCTCGGCAAGCTCACGCCGCGAGAGCGCGAAGTGCTGGCCTGGACAGCTGCTGGCCGGCGTCAGGCGGATATCGCGACGACCCTCGGCCTGTCGGAGCGCACCGTGGAAAACCATCTGCGCTCGGCGCGCCGTCGCCTTGGCGTGACGACGACAGCGCAGGCCATCCGCA